Proteins encoded in a region of the Prunus persica cultivar Lovell chromosome G4, Prunus_persica_NCBIv2, whole genome shotgun sequence genome:
- the LOC18780947 gene encoding F-box protein At5g49610, whose translation MDKSVAKCIPKLSRRQNDSWSDVETVEDVLANILSRLPVKCLIRSKAVSRLWHKLISSPYFTKLHLMRSRENVIYILYPYMDDIKELHLVDGDGVTTEVITLPGFENVSSLSMICSYNGLICFTIYPWFPHLYMRQPVEEDLEILICNPATREIRLLPRGSPAEQELGIGVAFGPGTSDYRVFRFFSSIFEKPVVSPQCEIFSSSTGTWRGIGFVQQYPMGANHVFFNGQVYWFIASEEDHSTPGSILSVDMEDNFKTIELPEEVTAHSFLIILEGFLSLVAVYDDDLIMDVWMLKDANESYWEKKCSAYIEHAVEECIDSVAGRNNEFFFITTEHYFIFNTDRTTWEQLYLQEGFGQDSPVVFTYTESLLPCS comes from the exons ATGGATAAATCTGTTGCAAAGTGTATCCCAAAACTTTCACGGAGGCAGAATGATAGTTGGTCTGATGTGGAAACTGTGGAAGATGTGCTTGCCAATATTCTTTCAAGGCTTCCAGTCAAGTGCCTCATACGTTCTAAGGCTGTTTCTAGACTTTGGCACAAATTGATTAGCAGTCCATATTTCACTAAATTGCATTTAATGCGGTCAAGAGAAAATGTGATCTATATACTTTATCCTTATATGGATGATATAAAAGAATTGCATTTGGTTGATGGTGATGGGGTAACCACCGAAGTAATCACTCTTCCTGGTTTTGAAAATGTTTCATCTCTTAGTATGATTTGTTCCTACAATGGGTTGATATGTTTCACCATTTACCCCTGGTTTCCTCACTTATATATGAGGCAACCGGTCGAGGAAGACTTGGAAATCCTAATCTGCAATCCCGCTACTCGTGAAATTCGGTTACTTCCAAGAGGTAGCCCAGCAGAACAGGAACTAGGCATTGGGGTTGCCTTTGGCCCAGGAACCAGTGATTATAGAGTATTTCGGTTTTTCTcctccatatttgaaaagCCAGTAGTCAGCCCTCAGTGTGAGATATTTTCATCAAGCACTGGAACCTGGAGAGGCATAGGTTTTGTTCAGCAATATCCTATGGGTGCAAATCACGTATTTTTTAATGGACAAGTTTACTGGTTTATTGCTTCAGAAGAAGATCATTCTACCCCTGGAAGCATTCTTTCAGTGGATATGGAGGACAACTTTAAAACCATTGAACTTCCAGAAGAAGTCACTGCACACTCCTTCCTAATTATTCTGGAAGGTTTCTTATCGTTAGTTGCTGTCTATGATGATGATCTAATTATGGATGTATGGATGTTAAAGGATGCAAATGAATCTTATTGGGAGAAGAAGTGCAGTGCTTATATTGAACACGCTGTTGAAGAGTGCATTGACTCTGTAGCTGGAAggaataatgaattttttttcataactaCAGAAcattattttatctttaataCCGACAGGACTACCTGGGAGCAACTTTATCTTCAGGAGGGGTTTGGACAGGATTCTCCTGTTGTTTTTACATACACAGAAAGCCTTCTCCCCT GTAGCTGA
- the LOC18779598 gene encoding protein ACCELERATED CELL DEATH 6 translates to MDPRLYKSAKSGDVCFLKQLLNDDPTLLYQLTPRENTALHIAVQFGHKNVTAEIYSRCMSLVSRPNLDGDTPLHVAARVGCFSIVNYLVRETLSMSQADFENANISMTETLRIRNRGNNTVLHEAVRNGHTKVAEFLLKMDPKLACFQNEAGESPLYLAAREGLLDILNQILQSSPSSAHGGSDGQTALHAAVVERHFDVMESLLRFKQQLIKQADHQGKTPLYYAASLGDHKTVQRLLELDISIAYVLNKQGYSPIHVAASKGYTNVIREIVGHCPDSGELVDPYGRNALHIAIFNGQTEVVRYILETAELEGLINQPDFDGNMPLHLATIERKTWILCYLKWDGRVNPRSKNKYGQTAIEIDSSIKEANITPPRNIMPSIWGHLRTPPSWLDNIKVFSRADQEEAIAMQTYKQMGQTLLMVATLITTVTFAAAFTMPGGYNNDVGPDQGQALLQSNNFFKCFIITDSIAMTCSIIAACLLFWGAVNSNKSSYVYYLTIAAALTYIALLSTGIAFTTGVTAVISHQQFAKVLGHVVGIAFHVSTFLFLSQLVKMFSLAEACRFFIFHLCKLKCKSKNKP, encoded by the exons ATGGATCCAAGGCTCTACAAATCTGCAAAATCAGGGGATGTTTGCTTCCTTAAACAACTTCTTAACGATGATCCCACACTACTATATCAACTTACGCCCCGAGAAAACACTGCCCTCCATATCGCTGTGCAATTTGGACACAAAAATGTTACAGCTGAGATTTATAGCAGATGCATGTCCCTCGTCTCACGACCAAATTTAGATGGAGATACTCCTTTACATGTGGCTGCAAGGGTTGGCTGCTTCTCGATTGTCAATTATCTGGTCAGAGAAACCTTGTCCATGTCACAAGCAGATTTCGAGAATGCCAACATCAGCATGACTGAGACTCTGAGAATCAGAAATAGGGGAAACAACACGGTTTTGCACGAAGCTGTGAGGAATGGTCACACCAAAGTGGCTGAGTTCTTACTTAAGATGGACCCCAAATTGGCTTGTTTTCAAAATGAGGCAGGTGAGTCTCCATTATACCTGGCTGCAAGAGAGGGATTGTTAGATATTCTGAATCAAATTTTACAGTCAAGCCCTTCATCAGCTCATGGTGGTTCAGATGGCCAAACAGCTCTGCATGCTGCTGTGGTTGAGAGGCATTTTG ATGTCATGGAATCCCTCCTAAGGTTCAAACAGCAGCTGATCAAACAAGCGGACCACCAAGGCAAGACTCCTCTCTACTATGCAGCATCCCTGGGAGACCATAAAACAGTTCAACGATTACTAGAACTCGATATTTCGATTGCGTATGTTTTGAATAAACAGGGTTATTCACCAATTCATGTTGCAGCCAGCAAAGGTTATACCAATGTGATTAGAGAGATTGTTGGACATTGCCCAGATTCGGGAGAACTTGTCGACCCTTATGGACGGAATGCTCTTCATATTGCAATCTTCAATGGGCAAACAGAAGTTGTCAGGTATATACTAGAAACAGCAGAGCTGGAGGGGCTCATAAACCAGCCTGATTTTGATGGAAATATGCCTTTGCATCTAGCCACCattgaaagaaaaacttggatttTGTGTTACTTGAAGTGGGATGGAAGAGTAAATCCAAGATCCAAGAACAAATATGGCCAAACAGCAATTGAGATTGATAGTTCAATCAAGGAAGCTAATATTACACCTCCCAGG AATATAATGCCAAGCATTTGGGGACATCTCCGGACACCGCCTTCTTGGTTGGACAACATCAAGGTTTTTTCAAGAGCAGACCAAGAAGAAGCCATTGCAATGCAAACTTACAAGCAAATGGGCCAGACCCTTTTAATGGTTGCAACACTTATCACAACTGTGACATTTGCAGCAGCCTTTACAATGCCTGGAGGATACAACAATGATGTAGGCCCGGACCAAGGGCAGGCTCTTCTGcaatcaaataattttttcaagtGCTTCATCATCACAGACAGCATTGCCATGACTTGCTCAATAATTGCAGCTTGCCTTCTGTTCTGGGGAGCGGTTAACAGCAACAAGTCCTCCTATGTTTACTATTTAACAATTGCAGCTGCTCTTACATATATTGCTCTGCTATCCACTGGAATAGCATTCACAACAGGAGTTACGGCTGTCATATCCCATCAGCAATTTGCCAAAGTCTTGGGCCACGTAGTTGGAATCGCTTTTCATGTTAGtacctttttgtttctttcccaACTGGTGAAAATGTTTTCCCTTGCTGAAGCCTGCAGattcttcatttttcatcTCTGTAAGCTCAAATGCAAAAGCAAGAACAAACCTTGA